Within Oceanicoccus sp. KOV_DT_Chl, the genomic segment ATCGACTTCCGGTGTAATACCATGCCCCAAATTGAACACATGACCAGTGCCTTGACCATAACGGGATAAAATTGCTGCCACCTCTTCGCGAATACGCTGAGGTGACGCATAGAGCATGGTGGGGTCCATATTGCCCTGCAAAGCCACTTGATCGCCAACGCGCTGCCTGGCATTACCAATATCCGTGGTCCAGTCCAAGCCTAATGCGGTAGCGCCTGTGGCTGCAATTGACTCCAACCACTGCCCACCATTTTTAGTAAATAGAATGACTGGCACTTCACGACCGTCATTCTCACGAATCAAACCATCAACAATTTTTTTCATGTAGGCCAGCGAAAATTCCTGATAAGCACTGTGGCTTAATGCACCGCCCCAGGTGTCAAAAATCTGTACAGCTTGTGCGCCCGCTTTTATTTGACCATTCAAATAACTGGTGACACTTTGTGCCAACTTCTCCAGCAATGCATGCATCGTTGCCGGCTCATTAAACGCTAATGCCTTAGCCAGACGAAAATCCTTGGAGGATCCACCTTCAACCATATAAGTAGCTAACGTCCAGGGGCTGCCGGCAAAACCAATTAACGGTACGCGTCCATTTAATTCTTTGCGAATAGTGCTGACCGCATCCATGACATAACCTAAATCTTTTTGCGGATCAGGTATCGGCAACGCTGCAACATCCGCCGCTGTGCGTACAGTCTTCTTAAAACGCGGACCTTCGCCAGTTTCAAAATACAAGCCCAACCCCATGGCATCCGGAATGGTTAAAATATCTGAAAATAAAATCGCCGCATCTAATGGATATCGCTCCAGCGGTTGCATAGTGACTTCACAGGCAAACTCAGGATTCATACACAGCGACATAAAATCACCGGCCTTGGAACGACTGGCGCGATATTCAGGTAAATAGCGACCCGCTTGACGCATCATCCACACCGGGGTGACATCAACAGGCTGCTTTAATAAAGCACGAAGGAAACGGTCGTTTTTTAGTTCTGCCATAGGGGTAGGCTATCCAGTCGAATTGAAAGTAGTGTTCAGAATACGATATTCATCCTTTAAAGCCAGCAGCCAACCGCTGCAAAAAAAGCTTTAAAATCAAAAATATACGGCGGCAATCGGCACCCGTATGAACGGAGGCCTTAAAATCGGGGCCATTCTACACGCATGCCCCAAGGGGAACAAATAAGATAAGTAGGCAGGAACAATAATCGGCTGACGCTTTCTCAGCACCGGTTAACGGCGATGTTTACGGATATCGGCCTGTATACCCTCTATACTTCTGGCCCAAGGCCGCAGCTTTTGCAACTCTAACGGTAATACTTTGCTTGCAGCCAAGGCTTCCGCTTTATTGCTATAGGGTGCCGCCAATGCAACAAACCAGGGCTTTCCCTTTAGCTGTGTTTCAAAATAGGTTATTGGCAGTCTACCTTCGTAGGGCTTAACAAAATCTTTCACCCGCTTTTCATCAACTGACCCCATCAGCTGCAGCACATAACTACTCGCAGGCATACCTAATAAGCGCTGTTCACGTGCAGGTACTTTCGGCTTAGCAGCCACAGCTTTTTTAATCGGTGCGGACTCAATAACTTTAGCAACCGGTTTGGCAGAGACCTTCGCAACTGTTGGCTCTGACTTTGCAGCGCTGATTTTTTCTTCAACTTTTGCGGCTTCCTGCGCGGGTAACTTTTCAACGACAGGTGACTTAGCTACTTGCCGCTCATTCACCGGTAAAGGCTTCGCGGTAACAACCTGTTTTTTAGGGGCGTCTTCGCCGGGCACTTCTTTAAGCGACTGGATGGTCGCAATAGGTTTAGACGCAACAGCAGAAGGTGACTTATTCGCGGGCGGCAGGGTAACTTGTCTTTGAACCATACCATTACTATTTTTTTCCGCAGGTATTTTAGCGATCAGTTTCTCAGCTTCCTTTTCATCATCACTATTAATCACGTCATTCATCGGGGACTGGTATAGCCAAGCCAATAGCAATGCCATTAGCAGCAGGCCAATGACAGCAAAATGCGTTACCGGAATAGCACGACCCAAGCTGGATTGCTGCTCAGAAACATTACCCGATAATAAGGTCGGGAGTAGCTGATCAATTTCAGCCAAATTTCCTCCGGACTGCTCATGCAGAACCGCCAGTTGATCCGCCCCCAAAGGCTGCTCCCCGGCATAACCTACCGACTGCAACAAACCCTGCAGATAATTGCCCGTCTCTTCTAGCGTCAACGGTTCGAGCTCCAACCGTTTTATTTGCTGTTTATCAAACTGACTTAACACCGCTAACTGTTCGACCTGATACTCACCTACCATCAGCAAACGCACAAAATCTCCGTTCTGCTGAACTAATTCACGCAGCAGCACATAACTTTCCAACGACATGTAATGTGCTTGATCGATCACCAAGAGAATGGGCTCTGGCTCGTCATCGATATGAGTAATGGCTTGAACTGCAGCAATAAATTCAGCGGCGGTAATAGGTGTATTTAAATTCAGCTGTAATTGTTCATTTACCGAGGCCATCAACTGCTGGTCTGACATGGCAGTTTCCGCATCAACAAAACAACAATCCATAACGTCAGCAAGCTGACTATAGGCGTGATCGACTAACCATGAAGTCCCGCTGCCCGTCGCTCCAACCAACAACACTACTTGATCGCTAAAGCGACTAAAGTGAATTAGCTGATCGAGAATCTGGCGTCGCTGAGCGCCACTGTAAAAATAATCGGATTCGAAATCATCGGCGAAAGGGTCAGCACTTAGATCAAGCCGCTGCACATAATGATCTGAATTGTAGCTAGTTGTTACTGGCATCATTGCCTACTCGTGTTAATTCAATCAAAACATAGCACGAAGTGTTTATTACGCCACCCCTGAAGTAACCAGAGTGGCTCGCACATCAGCTTCACTGACTTCGCTGGTGATGATCGCTTCACCCATCGACTTTAATAACACCAGGCGCAGACGTCCATCCAACACTTTTTTATCTACCGCCATTAGCGATAAAAACTGTTCGCAACTCATCGTTGGTGGCACTACTGGCAAGTTAGCTTGCTCTAATAAGCCCTTTATAGACAGCACATCCGCTGACTGCAACCAACCCATTCGGGCAGACAAGTCAGCTGCTAGCAGCATTCCCACTGCGACAGCCTCTCCGTGTAACCAATTCCCATAACCTTGTGCAGTTTCAATCGCATGGCCAAAAGTGTGACCTAAATTTAAAATCGCGCGAATGCCAGATTCTCTTTCATCACTGGCCACAACTTTTGCTTTATTTTCGCAAGAACGCAAAATCGCTTCAGCTAACAACGGTTTATCACATTGCACCAATCCCGCCATATTTTCTTGCAGCCAACTGTAAAAAGGGGCATCACAAATCAAACCGTATTTAATGACTTCGGCGATACCCGCTGACAACTCTCTGGCGGGTAGTGTTAACAAGCTATTGGTATCAGCAATAACACATTGCGGCTGATGAAACGCGCCGATCATATTCTTACCTAAGGGATGATTGACGCCTGTCTTCCCGCCCACTGAGGAATCCACTTGTGATAACAAGGTGGTCGGAATTTGGATGAAATTTACGCCGCGCTGATAACTCGCTGCGGCATAACCGGTCATATCACCAACAACGCCGCCACCCAGAGCAATCAAAGTTGTCGTTCGATTGTGCTTATCAATCAATAACTGATCGTAAATTCGACTTAATACCCCGAGAGTTTTATGCTGCTCCCCATCTGGCAATATCACTTCAGAATATTGCAATCCAGCCAGCGATTGACGAACCTGCTCCAAATACAGCGGCGCGATCGTTTCATTAGTCACTACCAACACCTGACGCCCTTGAATATGCTGGCGCAATAACTCAGGCTGAGTCAGTAAATCCTCGCCAATATAAATAGGGTAACTACGATCACCCAAGTCAACGTTAAGAGTTTGCATAGATTTTCTAGCGCAACGGCTGTAGATAATTTTGTTTTGAAGGTTTCAGCATTTAAGTGTAAATAGGATAAAACACCTACTCAATAGTTTTATAACATAGCTGACACACTTAAGATAAAAAAGATGCTCTCTAGCGCTATATACCACTTAACATTTCAGCCAGCTCTTGCGCGACTGATTTCGGGCTGCGTCTATCCGTATCGATCACATAATCGGCAATTTCCTGATACAGCTCATGACGCTGGGTCATTAAATCCGTTAGCACTTGTTTAGGGTTATCGCTATTTAGCAGAGGGCGCTTGGTATCGCGAGCGGTGCGACGAACCTGCTCTTCTATCGAAGTCATTAAATATACCACCCGACCCCGACTGGATAACACACGCCGATTTTCAGGCATCAATACAATACCGCCGCCGGTAGCAAGCAATGTTTTGTCCAGCTGACTTAATTCATCCAGCATAGCTGCTTCGCGGTTACGAAAACCTTCCTCACCTTCCATATCGAAGATCCAGGGGATATCTACACCACTACGGTCTTCAATCTCTTTATCAGTATCTTTAAATTCCAAACGCAAATCAGCCGCTAACAAGCGACCAATAGTGGATTTACCGGCCCCCATGGGCCGATAAGAAAGACATTTGAAGAGGATTTCATAGGTACAACAGAATATTAATCAATCAAAGTATCCGCCAAAATTCTTGGCGTAATAAATATTAACGTCTCAGTTTTTTCCTGGGTAACTGAGGTATTGGTGAACAAACGCCCCAAGTAAGGGATATCACCCAACACAGGTACTTTGGATTCCGACTCAACATCAACGGTACGGAATACACCACCTAGCACAACAGTCTCACCATTGCCGACCAACACCTGCGTAGTCAATTCGGTAGTGTCGATTGTAGGCACAGTACCACCGTTACCAGAAGGCACCAGATCACCAATCGAATCCTGATTAATTGAAAGCTTCATAATAATGCGGTCATCAGGCGTAATACTGGGTGTTACTTGCAGCTTCAACACCGCTTCTTTAAACGAAACCGTAGTTTCACCATTTGCCGAAGACTCTTGATAAGGCACTTCTGAACCCGACTTTATAACGGCTTCTTGTTTGTCACCGGTAATTACCTTGGGCTGCGACACGATTTCACCGCGCCCTTTAGATTCCAGCGCATTTAACTCCATCTGAATTTGTACATCTTCGTTTACGAAACCAACTGCCAGGCTACCGGTAGGGTTTGCAACACCAAGATCCACATTTAATGCATCCGGAATTAAAATGGGTTCAGATAAATCTTCACCATTCGCCACATCGAGTGAGGCCTGTGCAACAGAGTTAATACTATCTATCACCGAGCCCGTATTACCACCAAAGAACACTAAATCATCACCACTGTTAGTAGCATTAATGCCCGCAGCACCCCACTGTACACCTAGTTCTTCATCAAAGCTGGAATTCGC encodes:
- the aroB gene encoding 3-dehydroquinate synthase — its product is MQTLNVDLGDRSYPIYIGEDLLTQPELLRQHIQGRQVLVVTNETIAPLYLEQVRQSLAGLQYSEVILPDGEQHKTLGVLSRIYDQLLIDKHNRTTTLIALGGGVVGDMTGYAAASYQRGVNFIQIPTTLLSQVDSSVGGKTGVNHPLGKNMIGAFHQPQCVIADTNSLLTLPARELSAGIAEVIKYGLICDAPFYSWLQENMAGLVQCDKPLLAEAILRSCENKAKVVASDERESGIRAILNLGHTFGHAIETAQGYGNWLHGEAVAVGMLLAADLSARMGWLQSADVLSIKGLLEQANLPVVPPTMSCEQFLSLMAVDKKVLDGRLRLVLLKSMGEAIITSEVSEADVRATLVTSGVA
- the aroK gene encoding shikimate kinase AroK is translated as MGAGKSTIGRLLAADLRLEFKDTDKEIEDRSGVDIPWIFDMEGEEGFRNREAAMLDELSQLDKTLLATGGGIVLMPENRRVLSSRGRVVYLMTSIEEQVRRTARDTKRPLLNSDNPKQVLTDLMTQRHELYQEIADYVIDTDRRSPKSVAQELAEMLSGI
- a CDS encoding SPOR domain-containing protein, which gives rise to MMPVTTSYNSDHYVQRLDLSADPFADDFESDYFYSGAQRRQILDQLIHFSRFSDQVVLLVGATGSGTSWLVDHAYSQLADVMDCCFVDAETAMSDQQLMASVNEQLQLNLNTPITAAEFIAAVQAITHIDDEPEPILLVIDQAHYMSLESYVLLRELVQQNGDFVRLLMVGEYQVEQLAVLSQFDKQQIKRLELEPLTLEETGNYLQGLLQSVGYAGEQPLGADQLAVLHEQSGGNLAEIDQLLPTLLSGNVSEQQSSLGRAIPVTHFAVIGLLLMALLLAWLYQSPMNDVINSDDEKEAEKLIAKIPAEKNSNGMVQRQVTLPPANKSPSAVASKPIATIQSLKEVPGEDAPKKQVVTAKPLPVNERQVAKSPVVEKLPAQEAAKVEEKISAAKSEPTVAKVSAKPVAKVIESAPIKKAVAAKPKVPAREQRLLGMPASSYVLQLMGSVDEKRVKDFVKPYEGRLPITYFETQLKGKPWFVALAAPYSNKAEALAASKVLPLELQKLRPWARSIEGIQADIRKHRR
- the hemE gene encoding uroporphyrinogen decarboxylase — its product is MAELKNDRFLRALLKQPVDVTPVWMMRQAGRYLPEYRASRSKAGDFMSLCMNPEFACEVTMQPLERYPLDAAILFSDILTIPDAMGLGLYFETGEGPRFKKTVRTAADVAALPIPDPQKDLGYVMDAVSTIRKELNGRVPLIGFAGSPWTLATYMVEGGSSKDFRLAKALAFNEPATMHALLEKLAQSVTSYLNGQIKAGAQAVQIFDTWGGALSHSAYQEFSLAYMKKIVDGLIRENDGREVPVILFTKNGGQWLESIAATGATALGLDWTTDIGNARQRVGDQVALQGNMDPTMLYASPQRIREEVAAILSRYGQGTGHVFNLGHGITPEVDPENAGVFIESVHELSAQYHNN